The Leptospira stimsonii genome includes the window GGAATCTCTGAACGAGGCGATCGAACGTTCCGATCGAATTTCCTGGAAAACCGCCGATTTTCAGAAGAACGTAAGTCGATTTACGGAGGAAAAATTCATTATCGAAATCCAAAAGCAGGTCGAGACTAGAATGAGAACTCCGAGGAAAAAGGGATAATTATTTTGATTCTACTCCATAGACTGAAAGGGGACGAATTCGTGCTCAACGCATCTCATATCGAATGCCTTGAAGCCAATCCGGATACGACGATCACCCTTTCCAACGATAGAAAGTTTGT containing:
- a CDS encoding flagellar FlbD family protein, whose product is MILLHRLKGDEFVLNASHIECLEANPDTTITLSNDRKFVVKESIPEVIEKILEYKKRILVFPLGSSPDQFKRVE